The genomic DNA GTCAAGTGATTCCGGATTTGGATGGCAAGATTGACGGTATGGCTTTCCGAGTTCCTGTGCAGACAGGGTCATGCGTTGACATAGTTGCTAAACTTTCAAAAGAAGTAACAGTTGAAGAGCTAAACGATATGTTTAGAGCTGCGGCCAAGGCTAACCCGGAAGTGTTTGGAGTTTCCGAAGAGCCACTAGTCTCTATAGATTACAAAGGAGATACTCATTCAACTACAGTCGATTTGCTTTCTACAAAAGTTATGAATAATGGTTTTGTAAAAATAATTGCTTGGTATGATAACGAATGGGGTTATGTTGCTAGAGTTTTGGATTTGATAGAGTGGATCACTAAATAGTTTGTTAATTCCCAATTTATGAATTTAGAACAATACCTTGAATCAGCCGGATGTGAGAGTGGTCTTATTTCTGTTGTCCTTGATCTTGCAGAGTGTGGAAAAGGTATAATGGATGCTATCCGTACGACAGAAACCGGTGCGAAATTGCATTCTGAAAACTCTTCCGGGGAAACTCAGATGGCACTTGATGTTGTATCGAATGATATTCTTACAAAGGCACTTGAAGCCAATGGAAACGTATCAGTTGTCGGGTCGGAAGAACTAGAAGATCTGCCTGCGTTTAGAGATAGCGGTTATGCGGTCGTTTACGATCCACTTGATGGCTCTTCACTTCTCGATGTAAATCTTGCTGTGGGGACTATTGTAGGGATATATAAAGGAACAGAAATTATTGGTCATACCGGAGAAACTCAGGTGGCATCTTTGATTTTGGTATATGGGCCTCGACTAACTATGATGTTGACTGTGAGACAAGGTACGCATGAATTTAGACTTGAGAATGATGAGTTTGTTAGAACTAAATCTGATATAAAATTGGATTCAGATGAAAAGATGTTTTCTCCAGGGAATTTGCGTGCAGCCGCACATAATGAAGGATACAGAAATCTTGTAAATTACTGGCTTGATAACGAATACAAACTTCGATACTCAGGAGGGATGGTACCAGATATAAATCAAATTCTACTTAAGGGATGTGGAAGTTTCATATATCCGGGATACGACGCCCAGCCAAATGGAAAGCTTCGCTTACTCTTTGAATGTGCGCCGATGGCATTACTTGTGGAACAGGCCGGTGGAAAGGCAAGTGATGGGACTATGCGTATTCTTGACTTAACAATTGAT from Candidatus Peregrinibacteria bacterium includes the following:
- a CDS encoding class 1 fructose-bisphosphatase — encoded protein: MNLEQYLESAGCESGLISVVLDLAECGKGIMDAIRTTETGAKLHSENSSGETQMALDVVSNDILTKALEANGNVSVVGSEELEDLPAFRDSGYAVVYDPLDGSSLLDVNLAVGTIVGIYKGTEIIGHTGETQVASLILVYGPRLTMMLTVRQGTHEFRLENDEFVRTKSDIKLDSDEKMFSPGNLRAAAHNEGYRNLVNYWLDNEYKLRYSGGMVPDINQILLKGCGSFIYPGYDAQPNGKLRLLFECAPMALLVEQAGGKASDGTMRILDLTIDKIHQRTPILIGRTEDVDKALEYL